The following are encoded together in the Arcobacter aquimarinus genome:
- the dapA gene encoding 4-hydroxy-tetrahydrodipicolinate synthase, whose amino-acid sequence MDIITGSMTALITPFKNGKVDLQKYESLIKRQIEQGIDAVVPVGTTGESATLSHSEHKECIEVAVAVCKGSGVKVIAGAGSNATHEACDIAKHAQDVGADGLLSVTPYYNKPTQEGLYQHYKAIANSVEIPVMLYNVPGRTGVDLSAETAIRLFDDVKNIYAIKEATGSLERAISLISQRKDLVVISGDDSVDFPMLASGAKGIISVTANILPNLKSELVKNVFNGNLDEAKKINENLYEINNVLFCESNPIPIKAAMYLTGLLDTLEYRLPLTAPSNETMKKLEKTLEKYEVIK is encoded by the coding sequence ATGGATATTATTACCGGTTCAATGACGGCACTTATTACACCATTTAAAAATGGAAAAGTAGATTTACAAAAATATGAGTCTTTAATAAAAAGACAAATAGAGCAAGGAATAGATGCTGTTGTACCTGTTGGAACAACAGGAGAAAGTGCAACATTATCACACAGTGAACATAAAGAGTGTATAGAAGTTGCTGTTGCTGTTTGTAAAGGAAGTGGTGTAAAGGTTATTGCTGGAGCTGGTTCTAATGCAACACATGAGGCATGTGATATTGCAAAACACGCACAAGATGTGGGAGCGGATGGACTTTTATCTGTTACTCCATACTATAATAAACCTACTCAAGAAGGTTTATACCAACACTATAAAGCAATAGCAAATTCTGTTGAAATTCCTGTTATGCTATATAATGTTCCTGGTAGAACAGGAGTTGATTTAAGTGCTGAAACTGCTATTAGATTATTTGACGATGTTAAAAATATTTATGCTATTAAAGAAGCAACAGGAAGTTTGGAAAGGGCTATTTCATTAATATCACAAAGAAAAGATTTAGTAGTAATTTCAGGTGATGACTCTGTTGATTTTCCAATGTTAGCAAGTGGTGCAAAAGGTATTATTTCTGTAACTGCAAACATCTTACCTAATTTAAAATCTGAATTAGTAAAAAATGTATTTAATGGAAATTTAGATGAAGCAAAAAAAATAAATGAAAATCTATATGAGATAAACAATGTATTATTCTGTGAAAGTAATCCTATTCCAATTAAAGCTGCAATGTATTTAACTGGATTATTGGATACTTTAGAATATAGACTTCCTTTAACTGCTCCAAGCAACGAAACAATGAAAAAATTAGAAAAAACTTTAGAAAAATATGAGGTAATAAAATAA
- the pgsA gene encoding CDP-diacylglycerol--glycerol-3-phosphate 3-phosphatidyltransferase, translating into MSKALNLPNILALFRIALAPLMLWFFIDRNNPIFSTWHPSWFDYFAGLIFVIASVTDFFDGFIARSWNQMTKLGGILDPLADKMLVLAGFLGLMVINRASAWAVFLILSREFFITGLRVVAVSEGKDVASTMAGKIKTVIQMIAIGFLTMNWPFATEILWLAVILTIYSGYEYTRDYFKN; encoded by the coding sequence ATGTCAAAAGCACTAAATCTTCCAAATATACTTGCACTTTTTAGAATAGCATTAGCTCCGCTAATGCTATGGTTTTTTATAGATAGAAACAATCCTATTTTCTCTACATGGCATCCTTCTTGGTTTGATTATTTTGCAGGACTTATATTTGTAATTGCATCTGTTACTGATTTTTTTGATGGATTTATTGCAAGAAGTTGGAATCAAATGACAAAACTTGGTGGAATCCTAGATCCATTAGCTGATAAAATGCTTGTTCTTGCTGGGTTTCTAGGTCTTATGGTTATTAATAGAGCTAGTGCTTGGGCTGTATTTTTAATCCTTTCAAGAGAGTTTTTTATAACAGGTCTTAGGGTTGTTGCTGTATCTGAAGGTAAAGATGTAGCCTCAACAATGGCAGGAAAAATAAAAACAGTTATTCAAATGATAGCAATAGGTTTTTTAACAATGAACTGGCCATTTGCGACTGAAATTTTATGGTTAGCTGTTATTTTAACAATATATTCAGGATATGAATATACAAGAGATTATTTCAAAAATTAA
- a CDS encoding YggS family pyridoxal phosphate-dependent enzyme: MNKETATKNLDNLITKVEGARLRISEHHIVKIIGISKYSTSQDIKTLYEAGQRAFGENKVQDLKAKSEELEELPIEWHFVGTLQKNKINNLIDLNPTLIHSLDSLDLAIELNKKLESKNKKLSALLQINSAYEETKSGVLPEVAVEVYKQILEICPNVVLKGVMSIGAHVEDEKIIKESFKTTKKIFDELVPFGAKYCSMGMSSDFELAIASGSNMIRVGSTLFKD; the protein is encoded by the coding sequence ATGAATAAAGAAACAGCTACAAAAAATCTAGATAATCTAATTACAAAAGTTGAAGGTGCAAGACTTAGAATTTCAGAGCATCATATAGTTAAAATTATCGGTATTTCAAAATACTCTACAAGTCAAGATATAAAAACTCTTTATGAAGCAGGTCAAAGAGCTTTTGGAGAGAATAAAGTTCAAGATTTAAAAGCAAAAAGTGAAGAGTTAGAAGAATTACCAATAGAGTGGCATTTTGTAGGAACTTTACAAAAAAACAAAATCAATAATCTAATAGATTTAAATCCTACTTTAATTCATTCTTTAGATTCTTTAGATTTAGCAATTGAATTAAATAAAAAGCTTGAATCTAAAAATAAAAAACTATCTGCCCTACTTCAAATAAATTCAGCTTATGAAGAGACAAAATCTGGTGTTCTTCCTGAAGTTGCTGTTGAAGTTTATAAACAAATATTAGAAATTTGTCCAAATGTAGTTTTAAAAGGTGTTATGAGTATTGGTGCTCATGTTGAAGATGAGAAAATTATCAAAGAATCTTTTAAAACAACAAAAAAAATATTTGATGAATTAGTTCCTTTTGGAGCAAAATATTGTTCTATGGGTATGAGTTCAGATTTTGAACTTGCAATTGCAAGTGGATCAAACATGATTAGAGTCGGTTCCACTTTATTTAAAGACTAA
- a CDS encoding tautomerase family protein yields MPVINIKMTHEDGGATKEQKEELSKGITELFAKIFNGRGASSAVVIIEELNTDNYAIGGKTITQIRNEVKK; encoded by the coding sequence ATGCCTGTAATAAATATAAAAATGACCCATGAAGATGGTGGAGCTACTAAAGAACAAAAAGAAGAATTGTCAAAAGGAATAACAGAACTTTTTGCAAAAATTTTTAATGGTAGAGGTGCTTCTAGTGCTGTTGTGATTATCGAAGAATTAAATACAGACAATTATGCAATTGGTGGGAAAACTATAACTCAAATAAGAAATGAAGTGAAGAAATAA
- the rseP gene encoding RIP metalloprotease RseP: MGTITFLLVLSFLVFFHELGHFLAARYFGVKVHVFSIGFGKRLFAKEWMGTTWQFALIPLGGYVQMKGQDDRNPSLKEEGNDSYNTKKPWQRIIILFAGPFANFLLAAILYFTIALMGATTWAAQVGTVQENSPAFHAGIKANDEILRINDTDIKSWDEIGKIITQTDGALKFFIKRDGKIIAKTINPHISDSENMFKEKIKKRMIGISPSGKVITLELSFSESLVYAYEKTIFASTMIFQGVQKLIQGIVPSSEIGGVITIGKVISDASESSIIALLAITALISVNLGVLNLLPIPALDGGHIMFNLYEMITRRKPSDQVFMFLTIMGWVILGSLMLLGIYNDINRIFLNN; encoded by the coding sequence TTGGGTACTATTACTTTTTTACTTGTTTTATCATTTTTAGTTTTTTTTCATGAATTAGGACATTTTTTAGCAGCTCGTTATTTTGGTGTAAAAGTTCATGTATTTTCAATTGGTTTTGGTAAACGATTGTTTGCAAAAGAGTGGATGGGAACAACTTGGCAGTTTGCTTTAATTCCACTTGGTGGATATGTACAAATGAAAGGTCAAGATGATAGAAATCCATCTTTAAAAGAAGAAGGTAATGACTCATATAATACCAAAAAACCTTGGCAAAGAATAATAATATTATTTGCAGGTCCTTTTGCTAACTTTTTATTAGCTGCTATTTTATATTTTACAATCGCTTTAATGGGTGCAACTACTTGGGCTGCTCAAGTTGGAACTGTTCAAGAAAATTCTCCTGCTTTTCATGCTGGAATAAAAGCAAATGATGAAATATTAAGAATAAATGACACCGATATAAAATCTTGGGATGAAATAGGAAAAATCATAACTCAAACAGATGGTGCTTTAAAATTTTTCATTAAAAGAGATGGAAAAATTATTGCAAAAACGATAAATCCACATATTTCAGATAGTGAAAATATGTTTAAAGAAAAAATCAAAAAAAGAATGATTGGAATTTCACCTTCTGGCAAAGTAATAACATTAGAATTATCTTTTTCTGAATCATTAGTTTATGCTTATGAAAAAACTATTTTTGCTTCAACAATGATTTTTCAAGGTGTTCAAAAATTAATTCAAGGAATAGTTCCTAGTTCTGAAATTGGTGGAGTTATAACAATTGGAAAAGTTATTTCAGATGCAAGTGAAAGTTCAATCATAGCTTTATTAGCAATAACTGCTTTAATTTCAGTGAATCTTGGGGTTTTAAACCTTCTTCCAATTCCTGCTCTTGATGGTGGACATATAATGTTTAACTTATATGAGATGATAACAAGAAGAAAGCCAAGTGACCAAGTATTTATGTTTTTAACTATTATGGGATGGGTAATTTTAGGAAGTTTAATGCTTCTTGGAATTTATAATGATATTAATAGAATATTTTTAAATAACTAA
- a CDS encoding LysR family transcriptional regulator → MDSNLLRVFVEVAKEQSISKAAANLNFAQSNVTSRIKQLEKSINTILFYRVPKGVILSKEGEKLYPYAIEIVKKIEQANNEMKNINQQEHLIIGSTESNASTRIVPFLLELHNDFPLMSLELITNTTREITKKVLDYKVDIAFITGEPKNEELMILNKIDETIVLVEPKNETAADVFLSFKDGCAYNEFGLNYLKQNFDKEYKNLQFGNYEIILGCVKAGMGISILPLSIVKKLKYEKDLKIQKLPKSIANLPTTIVCRKDYLPRIKDYLENFKF, encoded by the coding sequence ATGGATTCAAATTTATTAAGAGTTTTTGTTGAAGTTGCAAAAGAACAAAGTATCTCAAAAGCTGCAGCAAATCTAAATTTTGCCCAATCAAACGTAACTTCAAGAATAAAACAATTAGAAAAATCAATTAATACTATACTATTTTATAGAGTTCCTAAAGGTGTAATTTTAAGTAAAGAGGGAGAAAAACTCTATCCATATGCAATAGAAATTGTAAAAAAAATAGAACAAGCTAATAATGAAATGAAAAATATTAACCAACAAGAACATTTGATTATTGGTTCAACAGAATCAAATGCAAGTACAAGAATTGTTCCTTTTTTATTAGAATTACATAATGATTTTCCTTTAATGAGTTTAGAATTAATCACTAATACAACAAGAGAAATAACAAAAAAAGTCCTTGATTATAAAGTTGATATTGCATTTATAACAGGTGAACCAAAAAATGAAGAATTAATGATTTTAAATAAAATAGATGAAACAATAGTTTTAGTTGAACCAAAAAACGAAACAGCAGCTGACGTTTTTTTATCTTTTAAAGATGGTTGCGCATACAATGAATTTGGATTAAATTATTTAAAACAAAACTTTGATAAAGAGTATAAAAATCTACAATTTGGAAACTATGAGATTATTTTAGGTTGTGTAAAAGCTGGTATGGGAATAAGTATTCTTCCTCTTAGTATTGTAAAAAAACTAAAATATGAAAAAGATTTAAAGATTCAAAAACTTCCAAAGAGTATTGCAAACCTTCCTACAACTATAGTTTGTAGAAAAGATTATCTTCCTAGAATAAAAGATTATTTAGAAAACTTTAAATTCTAG
- a CDS encoding enoyl-ACP reductase: protein MSNNMQGKTLVISGGTKGIGKECVYKFASNGINVAFTYNSNGEIAEEICKDVEAKFGVKCKAYPFNILEPEKYSELFEEIDKDFDRVDFFISNAMIYGRAVVGGYGKFMKLKPRGLNNIYTATVNAFVCGAQQAAKRMQKIGGGAIVSLSSTGNLVYIENYAGHGTNKAAVEAMVRYAANELGEFNIRVNAVSGGPIDTDALKAFTNYEEVKAKTAEYSPLNRIGQPEDLAQSCYFLCTSEASWITGHTLIVDGGTTFR from the coding sequence ATGAGTAATAATATGCAAGGAAAAACTTTAGTAATTTCAGGTGGAACAAAAGGAATTGGTAAAGAATGTGTTTATAAATTTGCAAGTAATGGTATAAATGTAGCATTTACATATAACTCAAATGGTGAAATCGCAGAAGAAATTTGTAAAGATGTTGAAGCTAAATTTGGAGTAAAATGTAAAGCTTACCCATTTAATATTTTAGAGCCTGAAAAATATAGTGAATTATTTGAAGAAATAGATAAAGATTTTGATAGAGTTGACTTCTTTATCTCAAATGCTATGATTTATGGACGTGCTGTTGTTGGTGGTTATGGTAAATTTATGAAATTAAAACCAAGAGGGTTAAATAACATTTATACTGCAACTGTAAATGCTTTTGTATGTGGTGCGCAACAAGCTGCAAAAAGAATGCAAAAAATTGGTGGTGGAGCTATAGTTTCTCTATCTTCAACTGGAAACTTAGTATATATCGAAAACTATGCAGGTCATGGAACAAATAAAGCAGCTGTTGAAGCAATGGTTAGATATGCTGCAAATGAACTTGGTGAATTTAATATTAGAGTAAATGCCGTTTCAGGTGGTCCTATTGATACAGATGCATTAAAAGCATTTACTAACTATGAAGAAGTAAAAGCAAAAACTGCTGAATATTCTCCATTAAATAGAATTGGTCAACCAGAAGATTTAGCACAATCATGTTATTTCTTATGTACAAGTGAAGCATCTTGGATTACAGGGCATACTTTAATTGTTGATGGTGGGACAACTTTTAGATAA
- the trpC gene encoding indole-3-glycerol phosphate synthase TrpC — MILDEIIEKTKQDLEIRKKEISLDLLGRTLSSNPYMPRDVKPYLTSTKEEPIRIIAEVKKASPSKGIIKENFDPLLIAQAYSNSGANAISVLTEPHYFKGNLEYLTQIRRYVPTPLLRKDFIVDKYQIVEALVYGADFILLIAKSLSTKELKELYDYAIHLGLEVLVEIHDKEDLTKAIKCGATIIGINHRNLDTFEMDMTLCDKLIPLIPNGKIIVAESGVSNVETIKRLSSIGADAFLIGEHFMRVPSIEEELKKFKNSLN; from the coding sequence GTGATTTTAGATGAAATTATTGAAAAAACAAAACAAGATTTAGAAATTAGAAAAAAAGAGATAAGTTTAGATTTATTAGGAAGAACATTATCTTCAAATCCTTATATGCCTAGGGATGTTAAACCGTACTTGACTTCAACAAAAGAAGAGCCTATTAGAATTATTGCTGAAGTGAAAAAAGCAAGTCCTAGTAAAGGAATTATTAAAGAGAATTTTGATCCTTTATTGATTGCACAAGCATATAGTAATAGTGGTGCAAATGCAATTTCAGTTCTAACTGAACCACATTATTTTAAAGGTAATTTAGAATATTTAACTCAAATTAGAAGATATGTACCAACGCCACTTTTAAGAAAAGATTTTATTGTTGATAAATATCAAATAGTTGAAGCTTTAGTTTATGGAGCTGATTTTATTTTACTTATTGCAAAATCATTAAGTACAAAAGAGTTAAAAGAACTTTATGATTATGCTATTCATTTAGGACTTGAAGTTTTAGTTGAGATTCATGATAAGGAAGATTTAACAAAAGCTATAAAATGTGGAGCAACGATAATCGGAATAAATCATAGAAATTTAGATACTTTTGAGATGGATATGACTTTATGCGATAAATTAATTCCTCTTATTCCAAATGGAAAAATAATTGTTGCAGAAAGTGGAGTTTCAAATGTTGAAACTATTAAAAGATTAAGTTCAATTGGGGCGGATGCTTTTTTAATAGGAGAACATTTTATGAGAGTTCCATCGATTGAAGAAGAGTTAAAAAAATTTAAAAATTCTTTGAATTAA